A genomic window from Vitis riparia cultivar Riparia Gloire de Montpellier isolate 1030 chromosome 16, EGFV_Vit.rip_1.0, whole genome shotgun sequence includes:
- the LOC117932868 gene encoding beta-carotene hydroxylase 2, chloroplastic-like: MAVEISVATTSRSLRLGRNPFLGPKPTSPFTPTSLFIPSIRRHENIFRCRKKTRLTVCFVVEEEKLSTEVVENRSEETVASQISAARVAEKLARKRSERLTYLVAAVMSSFGVTSMAVMAVYYRFSWQMEGGEVPLSEMFGTFALSVGAAVGMEFWARWAHKALWHASLWHMHESHHKPREGPFELNDVFAITNAVPAIALLSYGFFHKGLVPGLCFGAGLGITVFGMAYMFVHDGLVHRRFPVGPIADVPYFRRVAAAHQLHHSDKFNGVPYGLFLGPREVEEVGGKDELEKEINRRARLSNGPR, encoded by the exons ATGGCGGTCGAAATCTCGGTTGCCACCACCTCCCGCTCTCTCCGCTTGGGCCGGAACCCCTTTCTCGGCCCCAAACCCACCTCCCCCTTCACCCCCACTTCTCTCTTCATCCCTTCCATTCGGCGGCACGAAAACATTTTCCGGTGTCGGAAGAAGACAAGACTGACGGTTTGCTTCGTGGTAGAGGAGGAGAAGCTGAGCACAGAGGTGGTGGAGAATCGGAGTGAGGAGACTGTGGCGAGTCAGATCTCCGCCGCCCGGGTGGCGGAGAAGCTCGCCAGGAAGAGATCAGAGCGGCTAACGTACCTTGTTGCGGCTGTGATGTCGAGCTTTGGGGTCACTTCCATGGCTGTTATGGCAGTTTACTACCGGTTTTCATGGCAAATggag GGCGGGGAGGTTCCCTTGTCCGAGATGTTCGGGACATTTGCTCTGTCGGTTGGAGCCGCT GTGGGCATGGAGTTCTGGGCGAGATGGGCTCACAAAGCTCTCTGGCACGCCTCCTTATGGCACATGCACGAG TCCCACCATAAACCAAGAGAAGGTCCATTCGAGCTCAACGATGTTTTCGCGATCACAAATGCAGTTCCAGCCATAGCCCTCCTCTCCTATGGCTTCTTCCACAAAGGCCTCGTCCCTGGTCTCTGTTTTGGTGCA GGCCTTGGAATTACCGTGTTTGGAATGGCCTACATGTTTGTCCACGATGGTCTCGTCCACAGGAGATTTCCAGTGGGGCCCATTGCGGACGTGCCCTATTTCAGACGCGTAGCTGCAGCACACCAA CTCCACCACTCAGACAAATTCAATGGAGTCCCATATGGGCTGTTCTTGGGCCCTAGG GAAGTGGAAGAGGTGGGAGGCAAGGATGAGTTGGAGAAAGAGATCAATCGCAGAGCCAGATTATCCAACGGTCCAAGATGA
- the LOC117933709 gene encoding probable polygalacturonase, whose protein sequence is MEFCLNSRKPHALGIVSAVLILGLLSFRVAECQTSSFMEPIKYKALRCRKHSAVLTDFGATGDGKTINTKAFKSAIDHLSQFADDGGAELIVPPGKWLTGSFNLTSHFTLYIDKDAVILGAQDESAYPLIEVLPSYGVGRDGGGRYSSLIFGTNLTDVVITGGNGTLNGQGKYWWDKFRAKKYNDTRPYLIEIMYSNHVQISNLTLIDSPSWNVHPVYSRNVLVKDLTILAPIDSPNTDGINPDSSVRVRIEDCFIVSGDDCIAVKSGWDQYGYKFGMPTKDLLIRRLTCISPDSATIALGSEMSGGIKNVWAEDITAIDTQSGIRIKTGIGRGGYVKDIYVRRMTMKTMKYVFWITGDYGSHPDDGWDPNALPVIKNINYRDMVAENVTYSARLDGISGDPFTEICISNVTIGLTKKPKELQWNCTNVAGVTSQVTPRSCDLLPPSDKVFNCPFPDHPHWDVKLKTCSHIDSKKIEL, encoded by the exons ATGGAGTTCTGCCTGAATTCGAGAAAACCCCAT GCTCTGGGGATTGTTTCAGCGGTTCTAATATTGGGGCTTTTGAGTTTCCGAGTGGCAGAATGCCAAACATCCAGTTTTATGGAGCCGATTAAGTATAAGGCATTGAGGTGCCGGAAACACAGTGCGGTGCTGACGGACTTCGGAGCAACAGGGGATGGGAAAACGATAAACACCAAGGCCTTCAAATCCGCCATTGACCATCTCAGTCAGTTTGCAGATGATGGTGGAGCAGAACTCATTGTGCCTCCTGGAAAGTGGCTGACTGGGAGCTTCAATCTCACCAGCCATTTCACTCTTTATATCGATAAGGATGCTGTTATTCTTGGAGCCCAG GATGAATCGGCATACCCCCTTATTGAAGTTTTGCCATCATATGGAGTGGGAAGAGATGGAGGTGGAAGGTATAGTAGCCTTATTTTTGGAACGAACCTCACTGATGTTGTAATTACAG GTGGCAATGGAACCCTCAATGGTCAGGGTAAATACTGGTGGGACAAGTTCCGTGCCAAAAAGTACAATGACACACGGCCCTACTTGATTGAAATCATGTATTCAAATCATGTTCAGATATCAAACCTTACATTGATCGATTCTCCATCATGGAATGTTCATCCTGTTTATAGCAG AAATGTACTTGTTAAAGATCTGACGATCTTAGCACCCATTGATTCTCCTAATACAGATGGAATCAACCCAG ATTCATCCGTACGTGTCAGGATTGAAGACTGCTTTATAGTCTCAGGAGATGACTGCATTGCAGTTAAGAGTGGATGGGATCAGTATGGATATAAATTTGGAATGCCTACAAAGGACCTACTCATCAGACGGCTGACCTGCATATCCCCTGACAGTGCCACCATAGCTTTAGGCAGCGAGATGTCGGGTGGGATCAAGAATGTCTGGGCTGAAGACATAACAGCCATAGACACCCAGTCGGGAATCAGGATCAAAACTGGGATAGGAAGGGGAGGCTATGTGAAAGACATATATGTTAGAAGAATGACAATGAAGACCATGAAGTATGTCTTCTGGATTACAGGCGATTATGGATCACATCCAGATGATGGTTGGGATCCTAATGCTCTGCCTGtcattaaaaatatcaattacagAGACATGGTGGCTGAGAATGTGACATATTCTGCCAGACTTGATGGAATTTCCGGCGATCCTTTCACAGAAATCTGCATATCTAATGTGACTATTGGGTTGACTAAGAAACCAAAAGAACTGCAATGGAACTGCACTAATGTTGCAGGAGTTACCAGCCAAGTGACTCCTAGGTCATGTGACCTGTTGCCTCCTTCAGATAAGGTCTTCAATTGTCCTTTCCCTGATCATCCTCATTGGGATGTTAAGTTGAAGACTTGTTCCCACATCGATTCTAAGAAAATAGAGTTGTAA